A region from the Isachenkonia alkalipeptolytica genome encodes:
- a CDS encoding PLDc N-terminal domain-containing protein: protein MQEFFGNLETMEIVLMIVPLVLLELGLKILCFSIIGNRGVRNLSELWWVAIVLLINTLGPIAFLLFGRKEH from the coding sequence ATGCAGGAATTTTTCGGAAATCTGGAAACCATGGAAATTGTTTTAATGATTGTCCCCTTAGTGCTATTGGAGCTGGGTTTGAAGATTTTATGCTTTTCCATCATCGGCAATCGGGGGGTACGTAACCTCTCCGAACTATGGTGGGTTGCCATCGTGCTTTTGATAAACACCCTGGGGCCTATCGCCTTTTTACTATTCGGACGAAAGGAGCACTAA
- a CDS encoding ABC transporter ATP-binding protein, protein MIQVKNLQKQFGKHEVLKGIDFSIQPGEIYGFLGQNGAGKTTTMNILTGLTSYREGEIIIDGLPLQSNIEKLQKIIGYLPEDPQFYPYMKGIEYLEYIGKISGYPREDIDQRNRELLQLVDLTEAASRKIGGYSRGMRQRLGLAVSVYNRPKILFLDEPSSALDPQGRRELLDIILGLKDEKTTIFLSTHILSDVEKICDRIAILHEGTIHLEERLEVLQERYLQPVYEIQWEGNCSALKEPLLQQSWVDKININNNHMTLYVHDRKKAQGKLLEVLSEFSLPMISLSLKRSSLEDIFVKVVNGK, encoded by the coding sequence ATGATACAGGTGAAAAACTTACAAAAACAATTCGGAAAACATGAGGTTCTGAAGGGCATCGATTTTTCCATTCAGCCCGGAGAAATCTACGGATTCCTGGGCCAGAACGGTGCGGGGAAAACCACCACCATGAACATTCTTACAGGTCTTACCTCCTATAGAGAGGGAGAAATCATCATTGACGGACTCCCCCTACAGAGCAACATCGAAAAACTGCAAAAAATCATCGGCTATCTTCCCGAGGACCCTCAGTTCTACCCTTATATGAAGGGGATCGAGTACCTGGAATACATCGGAAAGATCAGCGGCTATCCTAGGGAAGACATTGACCAGAGAAACCGGGAACTCTTACAACTGGTGGACTTAACGGAAGCCGCCTCAAGAAAAATCGGCGGTTATTCCCGGGGGATGCGGCAACGGCTGGGGCTTGCGGTATCGGTTTACAACCGTCCGAAGATTTTATTTCTTGACGAACCATCCTCGGCCCTGGATCCCCAGGGTAGACGGGAGCTTTTGGACATCATCCTGGGCCTCAAGGATGAAAAGACCACGATTTTTCTGTCCACCCACATTCTAAGCGATGTGGAAAAAATCTGTGACCGCATTGCCATTCTCCACGAAGGCACCATCCATTTGGAAGAACGTCTGGAAGTCCTCCAGGAAAGATACCTGCAGCCGGTCTATGAGATTCAATGGGAGGGCAATTGCAGCGCCCTTAAGGAGCCCCTCCTGCAGCAGTCCTGGGTGGATAAAATCAATATCAATAACAATCATATGACCCTTTATGTTCATGATCGAAAAAAAGCTCAGGGAAAGCTGTTGGAAGTCCTCAGTGAATTTTCCCTGCCGATGATTTCCCTGTCCCTGAAACGCTCCAGTCTGGAAGATATTTTTGTGAAGGTGGTGAATGGAAAATGA
- a CDS encoding dicarboxylate/amino acid:cation symporter yields MANQQGFFKRYLSIPFIQRMGIAFVLGIIVGLIVGEPITVIEPLGTLFLRLLQMVVIPIVIFTLITAMKKLTPNQLGRVGGQTLVLYILTTAIAIVIGLTMANLFSPGTGLTLPGDFTMDPSEAPGMIDVFLNLVPSNVFRAMADAEILQVLVFAIIFGIGMAFLRETATPEIQKGVDTIFSITETGSEVMFKIVRGVMEYGVIGVFALLATTFGNAGPEALVDFGILIAAFVIGVALHIFLVYGLILNTLILKKSPLRFLSGAKEALLMAFATRSSAGVLPITMKTAEDNLKIDESIYSFTLPLGATINMDGTAMYQGVAAIFAANLIGESLSLAQQLTIVTTTVLASIGTAGVPGAGLIMLSMVLTQLGLPLGVVAFVAGVDPILDAFRTMNNIAGDLSVTSVVAKWNNKIDLNAGAWVGEAEKIPVDTKKKE; encoded by the coding sequence ATGGCAAATCAACAAGGTTTTTTCAAACGTTACTTATCTATACCTTTTATTCAGAGAATGGGAATCGCCTTCGTATTAGGTATCATTGTAGGTCTTATTGTGGGGGAACCCATTACCGTGATCGAGCCCCTGGGAACCTTATTCCTAAGACTGCTTCAAATGGTGGTTATCCCCATCGTCATCTTTACCCTGATTACCGCTATGAAAAAGCTTACCCCCAATCAACTGGGTCGTGTAGGTGGACAAACTTTAGTGCTGTATATCTTAACCACGGCGATAGCCATCGTTATCGGACTGACTATGGCCAACCTTTTCAGCCCGGGAACCGGTCTTACCTTACCGGGAGACTTTACCATGGATCCCTCGGAAGCACCGGGAATGATTGATGTATTCTTAAACCTTGTGCCCAGTAATGTATTCCGAGCCATGGCGGATGCGGAAATTCTTCAGGTACTGGTCTTTGCTATTATCTTTGGCATCGGTATGGCCTTCCTTCGAGAGACCGCCACTCCGGAAATACAAAAAGGCGTGGATACCATTTTCAGCATCACAGAAACCGGTTCCGAAGTTATGTTTAAAATCGTTCGGGGGGTTATGGAGTATGGTGTTATCGGAGTTTTCGCCCTCCTTGCTACAACTTTTGGAAATGCGGGCCCGGAAGCTTTAGTGGATTTCGGCATATTAATCGCCGCCTTTGTCATCGGTGTGGCCCTTCATATTTTCTTAGTATACGGCTTGATACTGAACACCCTGATTTTGAAAAAATCCCCCCTGCGATTTCTCAGCGGTGCCAAGGAAGCATTACTCATGGCCTTTGCAACCCGTTCCAGTGCAGGCGTGCTACCGATTACCATGAAAACTGCGGAGGATAATTTAAAGATTGACGAGAGTATTTATTCCTTCACCTTACCCCTAGGGGCTACCATTAACATGGACGGTACCGCCATGTACCAAGGGGTTGCCGCGATTTTCGCCGCCAACCTGATCGGCGAGAGTCTAAGCCTTGCTCAACAACTGACCATTGTAACCACCACGGTACTGGCCAGTATCGGAACTGCCGGTGTGCCGGGAGCGGGTCTGATCATGCTCTCTATGGTTCTTACACAGCTCGGACTGCCTCTGGGTGTTGTGGCCTTTGTCGCCGGAGTGGATCCGATTCTGGATGCTTTTAGAACCATGAACAACATTGCCGGAGACTTATCCGTAACCAGTGTGGTTGCCAAGTGGAATAACAAAATTGATTTAAATGCCGGCGCCTGGGTTGGCGAAGCGGAAAAGATCCCGGTGGATACGAAAAAGAAAGAATAG